The Lachnospiraceae bacterium oral taxon 500 genome window below encodes:
- a CDS encoding teichoic acid ABC transporter ATP-binding protein — MKNVIELENVSMMFNLSKERVDNLKEYAIKLIKRELMFQEFWALRDISFQVKKGESIGLIGLNGSGKSTLLKIIAGVLKATTGNVKVEGSIAPLIELGAGFDMDLSARENIYLNGAILGYSRKEIAGKFEEIVDFAELWEFIDVPIKNFSSGMLARLGFSIATISQPDILIVDEILSVGDLAFQKKCEKRIAKMMENETTIILVSHSMEQIKEVCQKIVWLEKGVIREIGNANSLAGRYIEEYQ; from the coding sequence ATGAAGAATGTAATTGAGTTAGAAAATGTATCAATGATGTTTAACTTAAGTAAAGAGAGGGTAGATAATTTAAAAGAGTATGCAATTAAGTTAATCAAAAGAGAGTTGATGTTCCAAGAGTTTTGGGCATTAAGAGATATCTCATTTCAGGTAAAAAAAGGAGAATCCATTGGCCTTATCGGATTAAATGGTTCTGGAAAAAGTACCTTACTTAAGATCATTGCCGGGGTACTAAAAGCGACAACCGGAAATGTCAAAGTAGAAGGTTCAATTGCTCCTTTAATTGAATTGGGAGCCGGCTTTGACATGGATTTATCGGCCAGAGAAAACATATATTTGAATGGTGCTATATTAGGATATTCCAGAAAAGAAATTGCTGGAAAATTTGAAGAGATTGTAGACTTTGCAGAACTATGGGAATTTATTGATGTCCCTATAAAAAACTTTTCTTCAGGAATGCTTGCGCGCCTTGGATTTTCGATTGCTACAATATCACAGCCGGATATTTTAATTGTGGATGAAATTTTATCAGTAGGTGACCTTGCGTTTCAAAAAAAGTGTGAAAAGAGAATTGCTAAAATGATGGAAAATGAAACAACAATTATTTTAGTTTCGCATTCTATGGAACAAATAAAAGAAGTTTGTCAAAAAATTGTGTGGCTTGAAAAGGGAGTAATTAGAGAAATCGGAAATGCAAACAGCCTTGCTGGCAGATATATAGAAGAGTATCAGTGA
- a CDS encoding two-component sensor histidine kinase: MRLCMPQKNRAERNMERRKSQPQETGKVRERGLVRPAVPEEEKVSDFEKIQRILKWIPIVFFAAIIILFYFFYLVLRLNLPVFIIVAVVVTMLTKEIGTLFFTFQMRRRLLGPLEKMKAATEEIAKGNYGVTIDDFDSNMVEDLIDSFNNMSRELKEANELKLRYERNRKRLIAGISHDLKTPITSIIGYIDGIQSGVAKDEEKKKQYLEIISKNAHYTNDLINDLFLFSKLDIDEQEYDFKRMLANEIFADFFLEKQLELEEQGVQVTIEDRLRESCWVMLDTKMIARVLSNLIQNGIKYNDKENKTLLFRIWNDPHWLWIQVADNGMGIPSGDLQTIFDVFYRADSARSKDIGGSGLGLSIAKQLVEAHHGEITAQSELDKGTVMTIKLPIVEMRD, encoded by the coding sequence ATGCGGCTATGTATGCCGCAGAAAAACAGAGCGGAGAGAAACATGGAAAGAAGAAAATCGCAGCCGCAGGAGACGGGAAAAGTTCGAGAGAGAGGACTGGTTCGTCCGGCCGTGCCGGAAGAGGAAAAGGTCAGTGATTTTGAAAAAATACAGCGCATTCTGAAATGGATTCCGATTGTATTTTTTGCGGCGATTATTATTTTGTTTTACTTTTTTTACCTGGTTTTGCGTTTGAATCTGCCGGTATTTATCATTGTCGCGGTGGTGGTAACTATGTTGACCAAGGAAATCGGGACTTTGTTTTTTACCTTTCAGATGCGGCGCCGGCTGCTGGGGCCTTTGGAGAAGATGAAGGCAGCCACCGAGGAGATTGCCAAAGGCAATTACGGAGTAACGATTGACGACTTTGATTCGAATATGGTTGAGGATTTGATCGATTCCTTTAATAACATGAGCCGGGAGTTGAAAGAGGCCAATGAATTAAAGCTCCGCTACGAAAGAAACCGCAAACGCCTGATTGCCGGGATTTCACATGATTTGAAAACCCCGATTACCTCGATTATCGGCTATATTGACGGGATTCAAAGCGGAGTGGCCAAGGACGAGGAGAAGAAAAAGCAGTATTTGGAAATTATTTCCAAAAACGCGCACTATACCAATGACCTGATTAACGATTTGTTTCTTTTTTCCAAGCTTGATATTGACGAACAGGAATATGATTTTAAGCGGATGCTGGCCAATGAGATTTTTGCGGATTTCTTCTTGGAAAAGCAGTTGGAGTTGGAGGAACAGGGCGTTCAGGTAACGATTGAGGATCGGCTTAGGGAAAGCTGTTGGGTGATGCTGGATACGAAGATGATAGCCCGGGTGCTGTCTAATCTGATTCAAAACGGCATTAAATATAACGATAAGGAAAATAAGACGCTGCTCTTTCGGATATGGAATGATCCGCACTGGTTGTGGATTCAGGTGGCGGATAACGGAATGGGGATTCCGTCGGGCGACCTGCAAACCATTTTTGATGTGTTTTATCGGGCGGATTCTGCCAGGAGTAAGGATATCGGCGGGTCAGGATTGGGGCTTTCCATTGCCAAGCAGCTGGTAGAGGCGCACCACGGAGAGATTACAGCGCAAAGTGAACTGGATAAGGGAACGGTCATGACAATCAAGCTGCCAATTGTAGAAATGAGGGATTGA
- a CDS encoding iron ABC transporter substrate-binding protein encodes MRRKRRTWSAVLALGMVLILAACGSQKTEPAADTKAESVPVKEAEKNVETAKPVDPSGTVVVYSPHDADPLNDGIKQFMQKYPEIRVEVVAAGTGELINRIKMEASQPVADVLWGGGADSVAAYKEYFAPYISANDAAIPAVYKDAEHIWTGESPLPMVLFYNKELIEKAGLAAPQSWEDLLQPQWRGKIAYCAPAKSGSAYTQLCTMLFGHGGTEKGWEFVRQFYANLDGKLLDASSQCHKLVAAGEYYVGLTLEKAAVRYADDKRVAFVYPADGTSAAPDSVALVKNAPHPDNAKLFIDFVTSAEWQQRQSKMWGRRPVREDVDAPAGMEKLSEIRLVDYDAEWAANNKEIVLEQFNEMAEQEENAEAK; translated from the coding sequence ATGAGAAGGAAACGGAGGACTTGGAGCGCAGTGCTGGCTCTGGGGATGGTTTTGATTTTAGCAGCCTGCGGCAGTCAAAAGACGGAGCCGGCTGCGGATACGAAGGCGGAAAGCGTTCCGGTTAAAGAGGCAGAGAAAAATGTAGAAACGGCTAAGCCGGTTGATCCGTCCGGAACGGTAGTGGTTTATTCACCGCATGACGCAGATCCGTTGAACGATGGGATTAAGCAATTTATGCAAAAGTACCCGGAGATTCGGGTGGAAGTGGTAGCGGCCGGAACGGGTGAGCTGATTAATCGGATAAAAATGGAGGCCAGTCAGCCGGTAGCCGATGTGCTTTGGGGCGGCGGAGCCGACAGTGTAGCCGCTTATAAAGAGTATTTTGCGCCTTATATCTCGGCCAATGATGCCGCTATTCCAGCGGTTTACAAGGATGCCGAGCATATTTGGACGGGGGAGAGTCCGCTGCCGATGGTGCTGTTTTACAATAAGGAATTGATTGAAAAGGCGGGGCTGGCAGCTCCACAGAGCTGGGAAGATCTTTTACAGCCGCAGTGGCGGGGAAAAATTGCTTATTGTGCGCCGGCAAAGTCCGGCTCGGCCTATACGCAGCTGTGTACGATGCTGTTTGGTCATGGCGGGACGGAAAAAGGCTGGGAGTTTGTGCGGCAGTTTTACGCAAACTTGGACGGAAAGCTCTTGGATGCGTCGTCGCAGTGCCACAAGCTGGTGGCGGCGGGTGAGTATTATGTTGGCTTAACCCTCGAAAAAGCAGCCGTTCGATATGCGGATGATAAGAGAGTAGCTTTTGTTTATCCGGCGGACGGAACCAGTGCGGCGCCGGATAGTGTGGCTTTGGTTAAAAATGCGCCGCATCCGGATAATGCTAAGCTTTTTATAGACTTTGTAACCTCGGCGGAGTGGCAGCAAAGGCAAAGCAAAATGTGGGGGCGCCGGCCGGTGCGGGAAGATGTGGATGCCCCGGCGGGAATGGAGAAGTTAAGTGAGATCCGATTGGTGGACTATGATGCGGAGTGGGCGGCCAATAACAAAGAAATTGTGCTGGAGCAGTTTAATGAAATGGCCGAGCAGGAAGAAAACGCAGAGGCGAAATAG
- a CDS encoding ABC transporter, with protein sequence MKRTIQAFLKYRNLLRELVIRDIKIRYRKSFLGLLWTVLNPLLMMIVITFVFSTLFKSEIENFAVYFLSGNILFSLNSEATIQAQLSVLSNGALIKKVYIPKYLFPLSKVLSALVNFFFAFIAVTIVMVVTQAEFHTTMLLSFVPVLYLTLFSTGLGLLLSALTVYFRDLTHLYNVFILAWMYLTPVFYPIDIVPESSRAVMEWNPMYKFITYFRMLILDGAIPSWQMNLECLLFGLISLIIGMYVFYKKQDKFILYI encoded by the coding sequence ATAAAAAGAACAATACAAGCATTTTTAAAATATAGAAATTTATTAAGAGAGTTAGTAATTAGAGATATAAAAATAAGATATCGAAAATCCTTTCTGGGATTGCTTTGGACAGTGCTAAATCCTTTATTAATGATGATTGTAATAACTTTTGTTTTTTCTACTTTATTTAAGTCAGAAATTGAAAACTTTGCTGTATATTTTTTAAGTGGTAATATTTTGTTTTCACTAAATTCAGAAGCAACTATACAAGCACAGTTATCTGTTTTGAGTAATGGAGCGTTGATAAAGAAAGTATATATTCCCAAATATTTATTTCCCTTATCCAAGGTATTATCAGCCCTTGTTAATTTCTTTTTTGCATTTATTGCGGTAACAATTGTAATGGTAGTGACTCAGGCTGAATTTCATACAACAATGTTATTATCTTTTGTACCGGTATTGTATTTGACATTATTCTCAACCGGTTTGGGACTGCTTTTATCGGCACTAACTGTTTACTTTAGAGATTTGACACATTTATATAATGTATTTATTTTGGCTTGGATGTATTTAACACCTGTTTTTTACCCAATTGACATTGTTCCTGAAAGCAGCCGAGCAGTAATGGAATGGAATCCGATGTATAAATTTATTACATATTTCAGAATGCTGATTTTAGATGGTGCTATCCCAAGCTGGCAAATGAATTTAGAATGTTTGCTCTTTGGACTGATAAGTTTAATAATTGGAATGTATGTGTTCTATAAAAAACAAGATAAATTTATTTTATACATTTAG
- a CDS encoding glycosyltransferase family 1 protein: MNQSEPLRVLHIIEKIEKNNGVTAVVLNYFRQINKEKVIFDFITHGDSEQDLVKEILDLGGRIYHFPELSFRNLRTCSQKAEILFHRCGYQIVHCHIPNAAFIYLKAARNERVPIRIIHSHNSKGAETTIKKLRNDILHKIGKYYANQKMACSKMAADYLFGTIRKVFLLNNAIDLEKYKFRNEDRQMIRNKLHLDEKIVLGHVGRFSLQKNHVFLLEILERLIRKNEKYRLLLVGNGELEKGIKSIAKQKKIQDYIIFAGVQKEVSKYLCAMDFFLLPSLFEGLPVVGVEAQAVGLPCFMSDKITREVEITEQVRFLNLNEEIWVEAIENHKEQNRDQMVEKIINNFTVAGYCIQTEAERLVEYYFKLTNSDIYRMMRL; the protein is encoded by the coding sequence ATGAATCAAAGCGAGCCCTTAAGAGTACTTCATATTATTGAAAAAATCGAAAAAAATAATGGTGTCACAGCAGTGGTGCTGAATTATTTCAGGCAGATCAATAAAGAAAAAGTGATATTTGACTTTATTACTCATGGAGATTCCGAGCAAGATTTAGTAAAAGAAATTCTCGATTTGGGTGGTAGAATTTATCATTTTCCGGAATTGTCTTTTCGGAATCTAAGAACATGCAGTCAGAAAGCAGAGATACTATTTCACAGGTGTGGTTACCAGATCGTACATTGTCACATTCCAAATGCTGCATTTATATATCTAAAAGCAGCAAGAAATGAAAGGGTTCCAATTCGTATTATACATAGCCATAACTCAAAAGGCGCGGAAACAACAATAAAAAAACTGCGGAATGATATTTTGCATAAAATAGGAAAGTATTATGCCAATCAGAAGATGGCATGTTCGAAAATGGCAGCAGATTACTTATTTGGAACGATCAGAAAGGTCTTTTTGCTTAATAATGCAATTGATTTAGAAAAATACAAATTTAGGAATGAAGACCGGCAGATGATAAGGAATAAGCTGCATTTAGACGAAAAGATTGTTTTGGGGCATGTGGGACGATTTTCGCTTCAAAAAAATCATGTTTTTTTATTGGAAATTTTAGAAAGACTGATCAGGAAAAATGAAAAATATCGTTTGTTACTGGTAGGTAATGGTGAACTGGAAAAGGGTATTAAATCAATAGCAAAACAAAAAAAAATACAAGATTATATTATTTTTGCGGGAGTTCAAAAGGAAGTATCTAAGTATTTATGTGCCATGGACTTTTTCTTACTGCCTTCTTTGTTTGAAGGATTGCCGGTAGTGGGAGTGGAAGCACAAGCAGTAGGACTTCCTTGCTTTATGTCGGACAAGATTACGAGGGAAGTAGAAATAACAGAACAGGTTCGATTTTTGAACCTGAATGAAGAAATATGGGTAGAAGCAATTGAAAACCATAAGGAACAAAACAGGGATCAAATGGTTGAAAAGATTATAAATAATTTCACGGTAGCCGGATATTGCATTCAAACGGAAGCGGAGCGGTTGGTGGAGTATTATTTCAAGTTAACAAATAGTGATATCTATAGAATGATGAGGCTATAA
- a CDS encoding adenine phosphoribosyltransferase: MMNLKDVMRSIEDFPQKGVIFRDITPILHDPKTLQEAVRQMQDGIGTSDFDLILGPESRGFIFGVPIAYNLEKGFVPVRKAGKLPYKTVAKTYDLEYGQATIEIHVDAIQPGDKVVIVDDLLATGGTTKAMIELVESMGGQVVKLVYLIELEFLKGRELLKGYDIHSVIQY; encoded by the coding sequence ATCATGAATTTAAAAGATGTAATGCGCAGCATTGAGGATTTTCCGCAGAAGGGAGTAATTTTTCGGGATATTACTCCGATTTTGCATGATCCGAAGACACTGCAGGAGGCGGTACGGCAAATGCAGGATGGGATTGGGACGAGTGATTTTGATTTGATTTTGGGGCCGGAATCACGGGGCTTTATTTTTGGCGTGCCGATTGCTTATAATCTGGAAAAGGGCTTTGTGCCGGTCAGAAAGGCGGGTAAACTGCCGTATAAGACGGTGGCCAAGACTTATGATTTGGAATATGGGCAGGCGACGATTGAGATTCATGTGGATGCAATTCAGCCGGGAGATAAGGTGGTAATTGTCGATGACCTTTTGGCGACCGGCGGCACAACGAAAGCGATGATTGAGCTGGTGGAAAGCATGGGCGGCCAGGTGGTCAAGCTGGTGTATTTGATTGAATTGGAGTTTTTAAAGGGCCGGGAACTTTTAAAGGGCTATGATATTCATTCGGTGATTCAGTATTAA
- a CDS encoding hydrolase, with protein MRCKMSKITVEEILQKVNAIPAFPATVIKLIKMMDDPNVSVSSIKEVIRTDEGLTVKLLRVANSAFYRGRREIKTIEDAVIVLGLRTVKSMIFSVTVSPILSKELSGYDLGKEALWRQSQLSAMTAQTIAKKCKFKEVDLAYTAGLLKDVGKVVLDEYVKNNFDEVMKEVEEKNVAFIEAESDVLGFTHAEVGAKIAERWNLPPEIVEVIRYHHEPSKAELNPKLAMICHLADDLIMMMGVNIGADGLAYHFDENSLEVLEMTAGDVTEIMSDIAEYVDLEETYF; from the coding sequence ATGAGGTGTAAAATGAGTAAGATAACAGTGGAAGAAATTTTACAAAAGGTGAACGCGATTCCTGCCTTTCCGGCAACGGTCATTAAGTTAATTAAAATGATGGACGATCCGAATGTTTCGGTCAGCAGCATTAAGGAAGTGATTCGAACAGATGAAGGTTTGACGGTTAAGCTGCTTCGAGTCGCCAACTCGGCTTTTTACCGGGGGCGGCGGGAAATCAAGACTATTGAGGATGCCGTAATCGTGCTGGGCCTTAGAACAGTCAAATCCATGATTTTTTCCGTAACGGTCAGTCCTATTTTATCCAAGGAGTTAAGTGGATATGATCTCGGAAAAGAAGCGCTGTGGCGGCAGTCGCAACTGTCAGCCATGACGGCGCAGACGATTGCCAAAAAATGTAAGTTTAAGGAAGTTGATTTGGCATATACGGCGGGCCTCTTAAAGGATGTCGGCAAGGTCGTTTTAGATGAATATGTCAAGAATAATTTTGACGAAGTGATGAAAGAAGTCGAAGAAAAGAATGTAGCCTTTATCGAAGCCGAATCGGATGTTTTAGGCTTTACCCATGCCGAGGTCGGAGCCAAGATTGCCGAGCGCTGGAACCTGCCGCCGGAAATTGTCGAAGTGATTCGCTACCATCATGAACCGTCTAAGGCGGAGCTGAATCCGAAACTGGCGATGATTTGCCATTTGGCGGATGATTTGATTATGATGATGGGGGTCAATATCGGTGCAGATGGCCTGGCGTATCATTTTGATGAAAACAGCTTGGAAGTCTTGGAAATGACAGCGGGCGACGTGACAGAGATCATGTCTGATATTGCCGAGTATGTTGATTTGGAGGAAACCTATTTTTAA
- the recJ gene encoding single-stranded-DNA-specific exonuclease RecJ, translated as MKKARIITKEYDLNRAKQLAEELKVSLLIAKLLLTRQIADAEVAGRFLQPRREELYDPFLLADMERAVDLILTAVEKQDSICIYGDYDVDGITATSILYLFLKAIGGAVQYYLPDRMRDGYGLNEGAVRELAGRGIRLLVTVDTGISAVREVALAKELGLTVVVTDHHECQELLPAADAVIDPKRPDDGYPFKQIAGAGVAFKLICALADRLRAAGAKVDRQPDPFDYIELAALGTVSDLMPLIDENRVFVKEALQRMKKTENQGLKALLAAAEIEPDKVSSGTMAFRLGPRLNAAGRMGDASRGVELFIADNPERATALAQELNEENKRRQETENRITEEALAKIAESGDQSKILVVAGEGWHHGVIGIVASRLLERFYRPVIVLAIEGEKAVGSARSVAGFNLFEALCSCKDLFSKFGGHEMAAGMTLPVKDIDEFRQRLNEYAEDKLTEELLTPLEPVDFVIELPEVSLSLLEEMELLAPYGQGNPEPKFLVESHLAEIRQMGKENQHLRLGLRRGRTLIDGVAFFEGQEADRLSTDFEVKAAGSFQINEWNGIKKPQLMLTYFSQEESIGGFALELHKALQGEDRTVWPYAAPERAEYKQIYLQLRRLAAEGKRELSWRDFPFYFGQKKKQELAGTLAGLAVFEELGLCRQKWTEQGFSFELTAGKKTELEQSRIYRRLMVEAR; from the coding sequence ATGAAGAAAGCAAGAATTATCACAAAAGAATATGATTTAAACCGGGCGAAGCAATTGGCGGAGGAACTGAAGGTTTCTCTGCTAATTGCTAAACTTTTGCTGACCAGACAGATTGCCGATGCGGAGGTAGCCGGACGGTTTTTGCAGCCGCGGCGGGAGGAACTTTATGATCCGTTTTTGCTGGCGGATATGGAGCGGGCGGTTGATTTGATTTTAACGGCTGTGGAAAAGCAAGACAGCATTTGTATTTACGGCGATTATGATGTGGACGGGATTACCGCGACTTCGATTTTGTATTTATTTTTAAAAGCGATTGGCGGGGCGGTGCAGTACTATTTGCCGGATCGGATGAGGGACGGCTATGGTCTGAATGAAGGAGCGGTCAGAGAATTGGCAGGCCGCGGGATTCGTCTTTTGGTGACGGTGGATACCGGTATCAGTGCGGTTCGGGAGGTGGCTTTGGCCAAGGAACTGGGGCTGACGGTGGTGGTAACCGATCATCATGAGTGCCAGGAGCTTTTGCCGGCGGCGGACGCGGTGATTGACCCGAAGCGGCCAGATGATGGTTATCCGTTTAAACAGATTGCCGGTGCGGGGGTGGCATTTAAGCTGATTTGCGCATTGGCTGACCGTTTGCGGGCGGCCGGGGCAAAAGTGGATAGGCAGCCGGATCCATTTGATTATATTGAATTGGCGGCGCTGGGAACGGTGTCTGATTTGATGCCGCTGATAGATGAAAATCGGGTTTTTGTCAAGGAAGCTTTGCAGCGGATGAAAAAAACGGAAAATCAGGGACTAAAGGCTTTGCTGGCGGCGGCGGAGATTGAGCCGGATAAGGTCAGCAGCGGGACGATGGCCTTTCGCCTAGGCCCGAGGCTGAATGCAGCCGGCCGGATGGGGGATGCTTCGCGGGGAGTGGAGCTGTTTATTGCCGATAATCCGGAGCGGGCGACAGCGCTGGCACAGGAATTAAATGAGGAAAATAAGAGGCGGCAGGAAACGGAGAACCGGATTACGGAGGAGGCTTTGGCTAAGATTGCCGAAAGTGGTGATCAGAGCAAGATTCTGGTGGTTGCGGGCGAGGGCTGGCATCACGGAGTGATTGGAATTGTGGCTTCCCGGTTGCTGGAGCGTTTTTACCGGCCGGTGATTGTCCTGGCGATTGAGGGTGAAAAAGCAGTTGGTTCGGCTCGTTCGGTAGCGGGTTTTAATTTATTTGAGGCTCTTTGCAGCTGCAAGGATTTGTTTAGTAAGTTCGGCGGCCATGAGATGGCGGCGGGCATGACTTTACCGGTTAAAGATATTGATGAGTTTCGGCAGAGATTAAATGAATATGCCGAGGATAAGCTGACAGAGGAACTTCTGACGCCGTTGGAGCCGGTTGATTTTGTGATCGAGCTGCCGGAAGTGTCGCTGTCTTTGCTGGAGGAAATGGAGCTTTTGGCGCCTTATGGACAGGGAAATCCGGAGCCAAAGTTTTTGGTTGAGAGTCATTTGGCGGAGATTCGGCAAATGGGCAAGGAAAATCAGCATTTGCGGCTGGGTCTGCGCCGGGGGCGGACGTTAATTGACGGCGTGGCTTTTTTTGAGGGTCAGGAGGCGGATCGGCTGTCGACGGATTTTGAGGTCAAAGCGGCGGGCAGTTTTCAGATTAATGAGTGGAATGGGATAAAAAAACCGCAGCTGATGTTGACTTATTTCAGTCAGGAGGAAAGTATCGGCGGTTTTGCGCTGGAGCTGCATAAGGCGTTACAGGGGGAAGACAGAACGGTTTGGCCGTATGCGGCACCGGAGCGGGCGGAATATAAGCAAATTTATTTGCAGTTGCGGCGTCTGGCGGCAGAAGGGAAGCGGGAGCTTTCCTGGCGGGATTTTCCGTTTTATTTTGGACAAAAGAAGAAGCAGGAGCTGGCGGGAACGCTGGCCGGACTGGCGGTGTTTGAGGAGCTGGGGCTTTGCCGGCAAAAGTGGACGGAGCAGGGCTTTTCGTTTGAACTGACGGCAGGGAAAAAGACGGAGTTGGAGCAATCAAGGATTTATCGGCGCTTGATGGTAGAAGCTAGGTGA
- a CDS encoding DNA-binding response regulator encodes MENKKRILIIEDDKNIANLEKDFLESNDFEVVIESDGLRGMKTALKGDFSLIIIDIMLPTVSGFDLLMTIRDKLDIPCLMVSARTDDIDKIKGLGLGADDYITKPFNPNELVARVKSQISRYDRLLGKDKGQEVLEVSGLRLIPESRKVFLNDKEVQLTTTEFDLLNFFMETPDIVHSKQKLFEKIWGEDEFGDINTVAVHIQKLRKKLEENPGKPKIIETVWGAGYRFNKF; translated from the coding sequence ATGGAAAACAAAAAAAGGATCTTGATTATTGAGGACGATAAAAATATTGCCAATCTGGAAAAAGACTTTTTGGAAAGCAATGACTTTGAGGTGGTGATTGAATCCGACGGTCTGCGCGGTATGAAAACGGCGCTGAAAGGCGATTTTTCATTGATCATCATTGATATTATGCTGCCGACGGTCAGCGGTTTCGATTTGCTGATGACGATTCGGGATAAGCTTGATATTCCCTGCCTGATGGTATCGGCCAGAACCGATGATATTGATAAGATCAAGGGTTTGGGATTGGGAGCGGATGATTATATCACCAAGCCCTTTAATCCGAATGAATTGGTAGCTCGGGTAAAGAGCCAGATTTCCCGCTATGACCGCCTGCTCGGCAAAGACAAGGGGCAGGAAGTACTGGAGGTGTCGGGCTTACGCCTGATTCCAGAGTCGCGTAAGGTATTTTTAAATGACAAGGAAGTACAGCTGACCACGACCGAGTTTGATCTTTTGAACTTTTTTATGGAAACGCCGGATATTGTGCATTCCAAGCAAAAGCTGTTTGAAAAGATTTGGGGCGAGGATGAGTTTGGCGACATCAATACGGTAGCGGTGCATATTCAAAAGCTGCGCAAAAAGTTGGAGGAAAATCCGGGCAAGCCGAAAATCATTGAAACAGTTTGGGGCGCGGGTTATCGCTTTAATAAATTTTAG
- a CDS encoding glycosyl transferase family 2 — MRIPLVSVIIPVYNGAKYIEKAIASALAQELPLEIIVIDDCSTDGLPEMLKKSRYWPLIHYIRNSRNQGVAISRNRGVAAAKGRYIAYLDADDWWRRGKLKAQMSLMNVRQCVLSYTARELMDKDGRSLKKVIGVKEKVNYKQLLYHNIIPCSSVVMKREVALEFPMRRSDLHEDYLQWLSVLRKYDAAYGINQPFLMSRMTEGGKSRNKWKSIYMTYGVYREMGIGRIRSAWHLMWHLGNGIVKYARRG; from the coding sequence CTGAGGATTCCGTTGGTATCCGTGATTATTCCGGTATATAACGGAGCAAAGTATATTGAAAAAGCCATTGCTTCTGCCTTAGCGCAGGAACTTCCGCTGGAAATTATCGTGATTGACGATTGTTCCACTGATGGCTTGCCGGAAATGTTGAAAAAAAGCCGTTACTGGCCGTTGATTCATTATATTCGTAACAGCCGGAATCAAGGTGTGGCCATTTCCAGAAACAGGGGGGTGGCTGCGGCCAAGGGCAGATATATTGCCTATCTGGATGCCGATGATTGGTGGCGGAGGGGAAAACTGAAAGCGCAAATGAGCCTGATGAACGTCAGGCAATGTGTATTAAGCTATACCGCCAGAGAATTGATGGATAAGGATGGCCGTTCTTTAAAGAAAGTAATTGGGGTAAAAGAAAAAGTAAATTACAAACAGCTTCTGTACCATAATATCATTCCTTGTTCTTCCGTAGTAATGAAGCGGGAGGTTGCCTTGGAGTTTCCTATGCGGCGAAGTGATTTGCATGAGGACTATTTGCAATGGCTGAGTGTACTAAGAAAATATGATGCGGCTTATGGCATCAATCAGCCGTTTTTGATGTCGCGCATGACGGAAGGCGGTAAATCCCGAAACAAGTGGAAATCTATTTATATGACTTATGGAGTTTATCGGGAAATGGGGATCGGCCGGATAAGGTCGGCGTGGCATCTGATGTGGCACTTAGGAAACGGGATAGTGAAATATGCAAGGAGAGGGTAG
- a CDS encoding NAD-dependent protein deacylase, whose amino-acid sequence MDQELKKIIESSNNIVFFGGAGVSTESGIPDFRSATGLYNQKHQTTYAVEEMLSHAYFMRHCEEFYDYYKNHLLFPEAKPNQAHIALAKLEAAGKLKAVITQNIDGLHQAAGSKNVLELHGSVYRNYCMDCGRKYELEDVLSQNGVPKCGHCGGIIRPDVVLYGESLDQSVIERAVRYIAQAEVLIIGGTSLVVYPAAGLIQYFRGKSLILINQQATPQDGNADLVIHEAIGKVLGEVVE is encoded by the coding sequence ATGGATCAGGAGTTGAAAAAAATTATTGAGAGCAGCAATAATATTGTCTTTTTTGGCGGTGCCGGAGTGTCGACCGAGAGCGGAATTCCGGATTTTCGTTCGGCGACGGGGCTGTATAATCAAAAGCACCAAACGACTTATGCGGTTGAGGAAATGCTGAGCCATGCTTATTTTATGCGGCATTGCGAGGAGTTTTATGATTATTATAAAAATCATCTGCTTTTTCCGGAGGCCAAGCCCAATCAGGCGCATATTGCTTTGGCGAAGTTAGAGGCTGCGGGGAAACTCAAGGCGGTGATTACCCAAAATATCGACGGCCTGCATCAGGCGGCCGGATCGAAAAATGTGCTGGAGCTGCATGGCTCGGTTTATCGGAATTATTGCATGGATTGCGGCCGGAAGTATGAGCTGGAGGATGTTTTAAGTCAGAACGGAGTGCCGAAATGCGGGCATTGCGGCGGGATTATCCGACCGGATGTAGTGCTTTACGGGGAAAGCCTTGACCAGTCGGTGATTGAGCGGGCGGTCAGGTATATCGCACAGGCCGAGGTCCTGATCATCGGCGGCACGTCGCTGGTGGTTTATCCGGCTGCCGGGCTGATTCAGTATTTTAGGGGGAAAAGCCTGATCCTGATCAACCAGCAGGCCACGCCGCAGGATGGTAATGCCGATTTGGTGATTCATGAGGCGATTGGGAAAGTGCTGGGGGAAGTGGTGGAGTAG